The sequence TCGTGGGAGCCAACGGCCAAGGCAAGACGAACCTGCTCGAAGCCGTCGGCTACGTCGCCACTCTCGGCAGTCACCGGGTCTCCGGCGACGCGCCGCTGATCCGCGAGGGCGCCGAGCGCGCGGTGATCCGGTCCCGGATCGTGAACGGTGACCGGGCCGCGCTGGCCGAGATCGAGATCGTCACCGGCCGGGCCAACAAGGTCCGGCTGAACCGCCGCCCGCTCAGCCGCCCGCGCGAGCTGCTCGGCCTGCTGTCGGTCGTGCTGTTCGCGCCGGAGGACCTGGCGATGGTCAAGGGCGACCCGGGCGAGCGCCGGCGGTTCCTCGACGAGCTGCTGGTCGCCAGGACACCGCGGCTTGCCGCCGTGATCGCCGACTACGAACGGGTCCTGCGCCAGCGCACCACCCTGCTGCGCGCCCACGGTGACCTGCGGACCCTCGAATCCTGGGACGAGGCACTGGCCCGGCACGGTGCCGAGCTGCTCGCCGCCCGGCTGGCGCTGGTCGACGACCTGCGGCCCCGGGTCCAGGCCGCGTACGCAGCGGTGGCCGGCACCGCGGACGAGGACGCGACCGAGAAGGGCGTCGGCGTCGACTACCGGTGTGGCGTGGAGTTGCCGGAGGGCGCGGACCGGGACGCGATCGCGGCCGCGCTGATCGAGGAGCTCGCCCGCGTGCGGCCCCGCGAGATCGAGCGGGGGGTGACCCTCGTCGGCCCGCACCGCGATGAGCTGGCGCTGGCGGTCGGTGGCCGCCCGGCCCGCGGCTACGCCAGCCACGGCGAGTCGTGGTCGCTGGCGCTCGCGCTGCGGCTGGCGTCCTACGAGTTGCTGGAGGCAGACGACCGGGCGCCGGTGCTGCTGCTTGACGACGTGTTCGCGGAACTGGACGCGCATCGCCGGCGCCGGCTCGCCGAGCTCGTCGCGCCGGCCGAGCAGGTGCTGATCACGGCCGCGGTCGGCGCGGACGTGCCGGCCGAGCTCGGCGGCCCGCGGTTCACCGTCCAGCGGGGGGAGGTGCTCGATGTCGCCGGATCCGGCTGAGCCCGACCAGAACGGCGCGCCACGGGTCACGGGCGCGGACCTCGCCCGCCAGGTGCTCGCCGCCGCGAAGGCGGATGCGCGAGCCAGGGCCAGGGGTGGTCGTCCGGGCGGCGGGGGCAGCCCGGGCCGAGGGGCCGACGCCTCGGCGGCCGGCGCGACGCCGGGGGACGACGACCGGGAGCCGCCGCGCCGGCCCCGCCTGCCCGGGATCGCGGCGCCCGGCCGGGAGTGGCGCGAGCCGACCAGCTTCGCCGCCTCGATCAACCGGATGCTCGCCGCTAGGGGCTGGCAGACGAAGGCGAAGGACTCCGGCGTTCTGGCCAACTGGGACGTGATCGTCGGCCCCGAGATCGCCTCGCACGCGACCCCGGTCTCGCTGCGTGACGGCCTGTTGGAGCTGGAGGCGGAGTCCACGGCGTGGGCCACCCAGCTTCGGCTACTGGCCCCGCGGCTGCTCGGCGTGCTGCGTCGCGAGCTGGGCGAGGGCGTCGTCTCCCGGATCACCGTGCGCGGCCCGTCGGCACCGTCCTGGCGGCACGGGCCGGCGCAGATGCCGGGCGGCCGCGGGCCCCGGGACACCTACGGCTGACGGTTCCGGCGGCGTCCGTACGCGCCACCTGAGCCGGCGATCGGCGTGGATCGGCCTCACGGCCACCGAGGCCGCCCGCCTCGTAGGGGGGGTTCGCCCGGCCCTCGTTCGGGCCGCTACGCAGACGTCAGAGCCCACCCTGCGTCTGTTGTGGCGCGTTGCCAGGTAGACTCAAAGGGACTTCGGCTCACAACGAGGGCCTTGTGCGAGGCAGCCGGTACGAGAAGCCCCGTACGAGCGGGCCTCGGACGAAGCGGCCTGGCGAGAGGCCTGCCGAGGGACCTGGCGAGGATCTGAAGAGAGGGACGCTGCGCGTGGCGTACGACGCAAGTTCGATCAAGGTTCTCGAGGGTCTCGACGCGGTCCGCAAGCGGCCGGGTATGTACATCGGCTCCACCGGCGAGCGTGGTCTGCACCACCTCGTCTCCGAGGTGGTCGACAACTCGGTGGACGAGGCGCTCGCCGGGTTCTGCGACACCATCACGGTAACGCTGTTGGCCGACGGTGGCGTGCGGGTCGTCGACAACGGCCGCGGTATCCCGGTCGGGATGCACCCGACCGAGAAGCGGCCGACGGTCGAGGTCGTCCTCACGATCCTGCACGCGGGCGGCAAGTTCGACAGCGACTCCTACGCCGTCTCCGGCGGTCTGCACGGCGTCGGCATCAGCGTCGTGAACGCGCTGTCGACCAAGGTCGAGGTCGAGATCAAGGTCGATGGCTTCCACTGGTTCCAGCGATACACCGCGCAGCGGCCCGGGCCGCTGGAGAAGCGCGCGCCGCTGAAGCGCGGTGAGCGCACCGGCACCACGGTCACCTTCTGGGCCGACGCGGAGATCTTCGAGACCACCGAGTACAAGTACGAGACGCTCTACCGCCGGCTGCAGGAGATGGCGTTCCTGAACAAGGGCATCTCCATCTCGCTGCGCGACGAGCGGGCCGAGGAGCCCGTCGAGGTCACGTTCAAGTACGAGAA is a genomic window of Pseudofrankia inefficax containing:
- a CDS encoding DUF721 domain-containing protein, which codes for MSPDPAEPDQNGAPRVTGADLARQVLAAAKADARARARGGRPGGGGSPGRGADASAAGATPGDDDREPPRRPRLPGIAAPGREWREPTSFAASINRMLAARGWQTKAKDSGVLANWDVIVGPEIASHATPVSLRDGLLELEAESTAWATQLRLLAPRLLGVLRRELGEGVVSRITVRGPSAPSWRHGPAQMPGGRGPRDTYG
- the recF gene encoding DNA replication/repair protein RecF (All proteins in this family for which functions are known are DNA-binding proteins that assist the filamentation of RecA onto DNA for the initiation of recombination or recombinational repair.), producing MHVTHLQLVDFRSYPALELTLPAGVVTFVGANGQGKTNLLEAVGYVATLGSHRVSGDAPLIREGAERAVIRSRIVNGDRAALAEIEIVTGRANKVRLNRRPLSRPRELLGLLSVVLFAPEDLAMVKGDPGERRRFLDELLVARTPRLAAVIADYERVLRQRTTLLRAHGDLRTLESWDEALARHGAELLAARLALVDDLRPRVQAAYAAVAGTADEDATEKGVGVDYRCGVELPEGADRDAIAAALIEELARVRPREIERGVTLVGPHRDELALAVGGRPARGYASHGESWSLALALRLASYELLEADDRAPVLLLDDVFAELDAHRRRRLAELVAPAEQVLITAAVGADVPAELGGPRFTVQRGEVLDVAGSG